TCGCCCACAGCTTCCGCGGTGCCGTCTTCGGCCCGGCCCAACGACTGCACGGCGCGACGTACGTGGTCGACGCCACGTTCCGCAGCCCGGTGCTGAACTCCGACGACATCGTGGTCGACATCGGTCGGGCCGCGCAGGAGCTGCAGGCCGTGGTGGGCGAACTCGGATATCGCAATCTCGACGAGGAGCCCGATCTGGCCGGCGGCAACACCACCACCGAGGTGCTGGCCAGGGTGATCGCCGACCGGCTCGCCGATCGTGTGCGCGCGGGCCGGTTCGGCGGCGGCACGGAGAATCTGGACGGCGTGACGGTGACCCTGCGCGAGTCGCACATCGCCTGGGCGAGCTACGAGCGACCGTTGTGACGGTGGCCGATCCGGCGGTGCTCAACGGGCGGTCGGACAGCGTCCGCGGGGGCGAGGTCGCCCGGCACGTCGTCGACGTCATCGTTCCGGCCGGCATCGACGATCCGCGGCGGCCCAGCGGCGGCAACCGGTACGACCGGAGGGTCTGCGACGGCCTGCGGGGGCGGGGCTGGCAGGTGCGCGAGCACGCCGTGCCCGGCCGCTGGCCGCAACCCGAGGACGACGCCTTCCGTGCCCTGGCCGAGGTGATGGCCCGGTTCCGGGACGGGGCGGTGCTCCTGATCGACGGGCTGATCGCCTCGGCCGCCCCGGATGTGTTGTTGCCGCACGCCATCCGGCTCCGGCCGGTGGTCCTGGTCCACATGCCGGCGGCCGACCGCAGCGCCGCGGCCGCCGAGCGGGAGCACGCCGTGCTGCAGACCGCCGCCGCCGTGATCACGACGAGCCATTGGACCCGCCACGACCTGCTCCGCCGGTACGGCCTGGGCCCGGCGCTGGTCCACGTCGCCCACCCCGGTACCGATCAAGCCGTTCCGGCTTCCGGATCAGTCCGCGGCGGCCGGCTCCTGTGCGTGGGCGCGGTGATCCCGGGCAAGGGACACGACGTGCTGTTCGAGGCATTGGCCGGCCTCGGGCCGCGAGCGTGGACGTGCACCTGCGTCGGCGCGCTGGACATCGAACCGGGCTTCGTTCATCGGCTCCGCCGGCAGTTGCGCGGCGCCGGACTGGGCGGACGCGTTCGATTCACCGGCCCGCTGGGTGAACCTGAGTTGTCGGCGGCCTACGCGGACGCTGACCTGCTGGTGCTGGCCTCGGCCGCTGAGACCTACGGCATGGTGGTCGCCGAAGCGCTGGCCCGAGGCCTTCCGGTGGTGGCGACCGCCGTCGGTGGACTGCCGGAATCGTTGGGCCGGGCGAAGGACGGCACGGTCCCCGGAATCCTCGTCCCGCCGGCCGACCCGCGCCCGCTGAGCGCAGCGATCGACCATTGGCTGGGCGATCCCGGGCTGCGGGAGCGACTGCGCCACGCGGCCGGGCAGCGCCGGGAAACGTTGGCCGCCTGGTCCGACACGGTCGCGAAGATCTCGGCCGTGCTGATCAGGGCGGGCGCGTGAGGGGCGGCCGGGTGGCCGGCGCCGCCATCCTCGCACTGTTGGTGTGGCGCCTTGGCACCGGACCGTTTCTGGACGGACTTGCCGGGATCGACGTCGGGCCGCTCGCGCTCGCGGCCGGGATCACGGCCATCACCACCGCCGCGGCGGCCTGGCGCTGGACCCTGGTCGCGCGTGGCCTGGGCCTGACGATCCGGCCGCGGGACGCGATCGTGGCCTACTACCGCTCACAGTTCCTCAACAGTGTTCTGCCCGGCGGCGTGCTCGGCGACCTGCACCGCGGTCTGCGGCACGGACGTCGAACCGGTGACGTCGGCCGTGGACTCCGGGCCGTCGGCTGGGAGCGTGGCGCCGGCCAGGTCGTGCAGATTGCCGTGGTGCTGGTCGTTCTCCTCGTGCTGCCGTCACCGGTGCCCCACTGGCTGCCGTTGACCGGGGTGGCCGCCGTCTCGGCCGTCCTGATCTCGATCGCCCGCCTGGTGCGGCGGCCCGACAAGGAGGACACCCGCCACCCGAGCCTGCGCCGGGCCGCGGACGAGATCCGCGACGGCATCCTGGCCCGGCCGGCATGGCCGGGCATCCTGCTGGCCTCCCTGGCGGTGGTGGCCGGGCACGCCGCCGTGTTCCTCGTGGCCTGCCGGACGACCGGGGTGACGGCACCCGTTGGTCGGCTGCTCCCGATCGGGCTGCTCGTGTTGCTGGCCATGGGGTTGCCGACGAACGTCGGCGGGTGGGGCCCGCGCGAGGGCATGGCGGCCTGGATGTTCGCGCTGGCCGGGTTCGGGGCGAGCACCGGCGTGGGCGTCGCCGTGGCCTACGGCGTCTTGTCCCTGGCCGCGACCCTGCCCGGCGCGGTGCTGTTGTTCGCCGACCGGAGGGGCCGCCCGGCGGCGGAACCGGTTCGTACGCAAGCTGTCTCCGCGAAAGGGGATACCGATGGTGGCTGATCGTCCGTACACCGTCCTGAGCTGCTGCATGTCCATCGACGGGTACCTGAGCGGGCCGTCCGATGTCCGGTTGCTCTTGTCCAACCCGGACGACCTGGATCGGGTCGACGAGGTCCGCTCGACGTGCGACGCGATTCTGGTCGGCGCGCGCACCGTCCGGGTAGACAACCCGCGATTGCTGCTGCGGGATCCCGCCCGGCGGGCTCGGAGAGTGGCCCGGGGCCTGGCTCCGTCCCCGGCCAAGGTCACCGTGACCGCCGGCGCGCACCTGGATCCGGCGGCCGGGTTCTTCACCTCCGGTGACGGAGAGAAGCTCGTCTATTGCGCCAGTCCGTCCCTGGGGAAGGCGCGCGGCCGGTTCGGGTCGTTGGCCACCGTGATCGACGGGGGCTCGGCCGTGAACATGTGCCGGCTGAGCCACGACCTGCACGATCGCGGGATCGGGCGACTGCTGGTCGAAGGGGGTGCAAGCATCCACACCCAATTCCTGACCGCCGATCTGGCCGACGAACTCGATGTGGCGGTCGCGCCCTTCTTCGTCGGGGACTCGCGGGCGCGCCACTTCGTCGGTGACGGCCGGTTCCCCTGGCACCCCGGACACCGGGCGACGCTGGCCGAGGTCCGGCAGGTCGGCGACGTCGCGCTGATGCGGTACGCGCTGTCCGACCGGTTCGAGACGTCGACCGAGCGGATCCCAGTGAATAGCTTGGGCGCTCGATTTGCATAGTTAGACGTCTTGAGCGTGGTCCGCCCGTCTTGTCTACTTGGAACCGGTAGAGCAGCCTGCCGACAGCAGTCTCCGCATTTCCGAAGGGACCACGCCGTGGACATCAACTCCACCGCTTCGTCGTACGAGCTCACCACCGCCGCACAGCAAGACGCACTCGACCGGTTGATCACGGCCAGAACGTCCGGTTCGGAGTCGGCCATCCGGTCGGCCGAACACGCGGTGATCTCCACCCATCTCGCCTTCGCCACCGCCCTGGGGCGGCGCTACCGCGGTCGCGGGGTCGACCAGGACGATCTGCAGCAACTGGCCCGGCTGGGACTGGTCAAGGCGGTCAAGCGATGGCTGCCGGATGTCGGCAACGACTTCGCCCCGTACGCGTACCCGACCATCCTGGGTGAGATCAAGCGGTACTTCCGCGACCACAGCACCATCATCCGGGCCCCCCGGGGGCTCCGCGAGCTGCACACCGAGACCGACGCCGTCGCCGAGGGTCTGGAACAACGACTGGGCCGGCCGGCCAACGACCACGAACTGGCCGAAGCCGTCGGCGTCACCCCGCAGCGGATCCGCCAGCAACGGGCGGCGGTCCAGGCCTGCCGGTCACTGAGCCTCGACCTGCGTGCCGTGCAGGGCTCCGCCGACCAGGTGCCCAGCGAGTCGGCCGAGTCCGAGTTGGGGCGGGTGGAGAACCTGATGATGGTCCGTCAGGCCATCGTCGGCCTGACCGACCGGGACCGGCAGGTCCTGGCCCTGCGGTACTTCCAGGAGAAGAGCCAGGCCCAGATCGCCGCGGTCATCGGCGTCAGTCAGATGCAGGTCTCCCGGATCCTCCGCGGCATCCTGACCAAGCTCCGGGACGAGTTGGCCGACCGGCCGGCTCTCCAGTTGGCCAGCTGAGCCCGGCTCGGCCGGCTGATCCGGGCCCGAAACCGCGCCGGGTCAGTCGTGTTCGTGCCGCTGGAGCTGCCGACCGAGTTCGGCCTTCGTCATTCGCGAAATCCCCTTGATTCCAGCTCGTTTCGCGCGTTCGAGCAGCTGAGCCCGGGTGTTGCCCTCGACGTCGATGCCGCCGAAGGTCGCGCCCTCACCGCGGCGTTTGGCTGCCGTCGGCTTCTTGGACCGCTCGTCGGACGGGCCCTTCCGATCCTTGAGCTGCCAATGGTCCCCGACCTTCTCGGCGACGTGCTTCACCGAACTCCAGGCCGTCCGATGGGCCCGCTCCTCATCGCCGGCGTACTGCTGCTCGGCGTTGCTCAACGTTTCGACGTAGGTTCGACGTACCTTCGGGGCCGACCGCTCGACAGTGCCGGGGATCTCGGGTTCTTCGGTGGGCATCGCTGGTCTCCTCTCTCGGCCGGGACGGCTGCGAAGCACGGGGCATACGTGCCTCGGTCGTCGGCCGTGTCCGATCACGTCGACCCTCACGGTTCCCGACCAGGGCTCGGACCTAACCTCGCAGACCGGTGGCTGAGCGACCGTGGGGCCACCGACTCCGAATGAGGTCTTTCGACCCTGCCGACCGGACACCGCCTGTGCCTAACCTGATCTCAGTCGCCGGAGAGGGACATGCCGGTCGGGACGGATTCGGATCCCGGAATGTGACGAGGCAAGGAGTTTGACCATGTTGTCCGATCGCGAGCGGTCCGCTCTGACGCAGCTGGAACATGATCTACGGGAATCCGATCCGCGCTGGGCCGCATCGATGGCGCGTCGGCGACGTTCGGCCGTCCGACTGGGCCTGGCTGCGGTCCTCCTGGTCGTCGGTCTGGCCGGCCTGGTCGGCGGCGACATCTTGGCCGGAAGGATGGCGATCCCCGGAACCGCGCTGGCCGTAGCCGGTTTCGTCCTGATGGTGGGCGCGACCTGGATGCTCGGCTTCGGGTCTTCGTCGCTGCCGGCCGTGCTGCGGTCGTTGCGTCGTGGCGGCCGCACACCCACTGACACCCATTCGCGGCTCCGGTAGCCGCCGGTCGCCCCGGCCGTCCACCGCTCCGGATCGCCGGCTCACGCCGATCGATCGATGAGCGTCTCTCGTCCGCTGATCGTGGTGGCTGTGATGCGGACCCAATGCGGACGGGCCACGAACCGGACCCACGGGCGCAGTCCCAGTTTGTTCAACCGGGCGGTCACTTCCGCCGATTCCTCCCGCCGCGCCTGACCGGCGAACAGGACGCTCCAGGCCGCGCCGCGCTGCTCGTCCAACCCGTCGACCTCGAAGGCGACCGGCTGGCCGAGTTCCACGGCGGCCAGCAAGGATCCGGGATCGGTCAGGAACACGACCTCGTCCCCGTCCAGTTCGTGGTTGATCGGGAGGATCACCTGTTCGCCGTCCAGCACGAACGCGACCCGCCCCATCCGGGCGGATGCGATCCGCCGCAGGCACTCCTCCTTGTTCAGGATGAGCAGTCCGGCGTGGTCGAGCGGTGAGCCGACCGCCTTCACCTGGCCGTCGTCTTGCGGCGTGGCCCTGGTCGAGTGGGGGTGCGTCACGTTGATCCTTTCGGTCGTCCGGTCGAGGTGCGATGTCGGTTGCCCCACGGTCGGTTTCGGGTCGGTCACGCCCAGGGCGCGGTCGTCGCCATGGGCGCGGTCCAGGTGATGGTGGTGCCGGTGGGGCCGGTGGTGATGGTGCATCTGCCGTGGTGGTCGGTGGCGCGGGTGGTGAGGTTGTTCAGGCCGCTGCGGGTGGCGGTGGCCGGGATGCCGGTGCCGTTGTCGGTGATGGTGATGTGCAGGTCGGTGTCGACGGTGACGGTGACACTCAGTTCGCTGGCGTGGGCGTGGTGGACGACGTTGCTGACAGCTTCGCGGATGACGGCTTGGGCTTGTTCGGTCAGGGCCGGGTCGACGGTGTCCAGGGGGCCGGCGGTGCGGACGGTGGTCCGCAGGTCGGTGTCGGCGGTCAGTTCGGTGACGATGTTGTGGACGGCGGTGTGCAGTCGTAGTGGTTGGGCGGGGTCGGCGTGCAGGTCGAAGATGGCGGTGCGGATGTCGTGGATGACCTGTTGCAGGTCGTCAATGTGCTGCTGGAGCCGGGTGGCGACGATCGGGACCTTGACCCGGTGTTGGGTGCCCTGCATGGCCAACCCGATCCCGAACAACCGCTGAATGACCTGATCATGCAAATCCCGCGCGATCCGCTCCCGATCAACCAACACATCCAACTCCCGCCGCGCCGCCAACGCCTGCGCCCGCCCCAACGCCAACGCCGCCTGATCAGCAAACGCCGACACCAACTGCAACTCCTCCTCATCAAACCGCGCCGCCCCCGGCGACCGAATCGTGCACAACACCCCCGCCCGCGCCTCCCCATCCCCCAACGGCAACACCAACGCCGGACCAAACTGCCCCCCCAAATCAAACCGCAACCGCCCCACATTCCGCGGCGTCCGATCCACAAACACCTCCCCCGCCGTCGACCCCACCACCGGAATCCGCCGCCCCGTCACCGTGTCCGGCGCCAACCCCACACACAACGTCACCTCCAACACCGACCCATCATCCGGATCAGCCAACGCAATGAACGTGAACTGCGCCCCCGCCAACTCCCGCGCCCGCGACGCAATCAAAAACAACACCCGCCCCGGATCCGAACCCCCCAACAACTCCGACGTCACCTCCGTGATCGCCTCCAACCACCGCGCCCGCCGCACCCCCTGCTCAAACAACCGCGCATTCCCCACCGCAATCCCCGCCGCCGCCGCCAACACCTGCACCACCGACTCATCCTCCGCCGTAAACCCCACCCCACCCCGCTTCTCCGTCAAATACAACCGCCCAAACGTCGCCCCCTGCGCCGACACCGGCACCCCCAAAAACGACC
This window of the Nakamurella panacisegetis genome carries:
- a CDS encoding sigma-70 family RNA polymerase sigma factor, which gives rise to MDINSTASSYELTTAAQQDALDRLITARTSGSESAIRSAEHAVISTHLAFATALGRRYRGRGVDQDDLQQLARLGLVKAVKRWLPDVGNDFAPYAYPTILGEIKRYFRDHSTIIRAPRGLRELHTETDAVAEGLEQRLGRPANDHELAEAVGVTPQRIRQQRAAVQACRSLSLDLRAVQGSADQVPSESAESELGRVENLMMVRQAIVGLTDRDRQVLALRYFQEKSQAQIAAVIGVSQMQVSRILRGILTKLRDELADRPALQLAS
- a CDS encoding GAF domain-containing sensor histidine kinase — protein: MDGEARLSALLSAVLAVSRGLDLEVTLRRIVGAARELVGAEYGALGVLGVDGGLSHFVYEGIDDVTRERIGPLPTGGGVLGVVISQGEPLRLADLSVHPASVGFPVHHPPMRSFLGVPVSAQGATFGRLYLTEKRGGVGFTAEDESVVQVLAAAAGIAVGNARLFEQGVRRARWLEAITEVTSELLGGSDPGRVLFLIASRARELAGAQFTFIALADPDDGSVLEVTLCVGLAPDTVTGRRIPVVGSTAGEVFVDRTPRNVGRLRFDLGGQFGPALVLPLGDGEARAGVLCTIRSPGAARFDEEELQLVSAFADQAALALGRAQALAARRELDVLVDRERIARDLHDQVIQRLFGIGLAMQGTQHRVKVPIVATRLQQHIDDLQQVIHDIRTAIFDLHADPAQPLRLHTAVHNIVTELTADTDLRTTVRTAGPLDTVDPALTEQAQAVIREAVSNVVHHAHASELSVTVTVDTDLHITITDNGTGIPATATRSGLNNLTTRATDHHGRCTITTGPTGTTITWTAPMATTAPWA
- a CDS encoding glycosyltransferase family 4 protein, giving the protein MVPAGIDDPRRPSGGNRYDRRVCDGLRGRGWQVREHAVPGRWPQPEDDAFRALAEVMARFRDGAVLLIDGLIASAAPDVLLPHAIRLRPVVLVHMPAADRSAAAAEREHAVLQTAAAVITTSHWTRHDLLRRYGLGPALVHVAHPGTDQAVPASGSVRGGRLLCVGAVIPGKGHDVLFEALAGLGPRAWTCTCVGALDIEPGFVHRLRRQLRGAGLGGRVRFTGPLGEPELSAAYADADLLVLASAAETYGMVVAEALARGLPVVATAVGGLPESLGRAKDGTVPGILVPPADPRPLSAAIDHWLGDPGLRERLRHAAGQRRETLAAWSDTVAKISAVLIRAGA
- a CDS encoding ChaB family protein, encoding MPTEEPEIPGTVERSAPKVRRTYVETLSNAEQQYAGDEERAHRTAWSSVKHVAEKVGDHWQLKDRKGPSDERSKKPTAAKRRGEGATFGGIDVEGNTRAQLLERAKRAGIKGISRMTKAELGRQLQRHEHD
- a CDS encoding lysylphosphatidylglycerol synthase transmembrane domain-containing protein → MAGAAILALLVWRLGTGPFLDGLAGIDVGPLALAAGITAITTAAAAWRWTLVARGLGLTIRPRDAIVAYYRSQFLNSVLPGGVLGDLHRGLRHGRRTGDVGRGLRAVGWERGAGQVVQIAVVLVVLLVLPSPVPHWLPLTGVAAVSAVLISIARLVRRPDKEDTRHPSLRRAADEIRDGILARPAWPGILLASLAVVAGHAAVFLVACRTTGVTAPVGRLLPIGLLVLLAMGLPTNVGGWGPREGMAAWMFALAGFGASTGVGVAVAYGVLSLAATLPGAVLLFADRRGRPAAEPVRTQAVSAKGDTDGG
- a CDS encoding 6-pyruvoyl trahydropterin synthase family protein, yielding MFSVTVRDHMMIAHSFRGAVFGPAQRLHGATYVVDATFRSPVLNSDDIVVDIGRAAQELQAVVGELGYRNLDEEPDLAGGNTTTEVLARVIADRLADRVRAGRFGGGTENLDGVTVTLRESHIAWASYERPL
- a CDS encoding RibD family protein, with amino-acid sequence MADRPYTVLSCCMSIDGYLSGPSDVRLLLSNPDDLDRVDEVRSTCDAILVGARTVRVDNPRLLLRDPARRARRVARGLAPSPAKVTVTAGAHLDPAAGFFTSGDGEKLVYCASPSLGKARGRFGSLATVIDGGSAVNMCRLSHDLHDRGIGRLLVEGGASIHTQFLTADLADELDVAVAPFFVGDSRARHFVGDGRFPWHPGHRATLAEVRQVGDVALMRYALSDRFETSTERIPVNSLGARFA
- a CDS encoding pyridoxamine 5'-phosphate oxidase family protein, whose product is MTHPHSTRATPQDDGQVKAVGSPLDHAGLLILNKEECLRRIASARMGRVAFVLDGEQVILPINHELDGDEVVFLTDPGSLLAAVELGQPVAFEVDGLDEQRGAAWSVLFAGQARREESAEVTARLNKLGLRPWVRFVARPHWVRITATTISGRETLIDRSA
- a CDS encoding DUF3040 domain-containing protein; amino-acid sequence: MLSDRERSALTQLEHDLRESDPRWAASMARRRRSAVRLGLAAVLLVVGLAGLVGGDILAGRMAIPGTALAVAGFVLMVGATWMLGFGSSSLPAVLRSLRRGGRTPTDTHSRLR